The Belonocnema kinseyi isolate 2016_QV_RU_SX_M_011 chromosome 10, B_treatae_v1, whole genome shotgun sequence genome has a window encoding:
- the LOC117181748 gene encoding odorant receptor 30a-like, protein MFVLSITGLQVVLKLGSIDDVVKYTNYTILLVVHLLFNSVPAQRLVDHSLMISESAYKSGWYQMSASNRKAVLYIIMRSSKPCKITAGKFYVMSMECFSKVIRTASSYFTVLISMR, encoded by the exons ATGTTTGTTCTATCAATCACTGGACTTCAG GTTGTGTTAAAATTAGGCAGCATTGATGATGTCGTTAAGTATACTAATTATACCATTTTACTGGTGGTTCATCTTCTATTTAACAGTGTGCCAGCGCAAAGATTAGTGGATCACAGTTTAATGATATCCGAATCAGc ttataaaagtgGTTGGTATCAAATGTCAGCATCGAACAGAAAAGCCGTACTTTATATAATAATGAGGAGTTCGAAACCATGCAAAATCACAGCCGGAAAATTTTACGTAATGTCAATGGAATGTTTCAGCAAG GTTATTCGAACTGCATCGTCTTATTTTACTGTGCTCATTTCAATGcgatga
- the LOC117181012 gene encoding odorant receptor 9a-like: MDFHHPYFRLNKFLLSVLGLWPYQSNVEKILHRCIFIIIWGSNIPLIFRQFYAVWGNLDEMIDSFVIITSLVLSLIKLTSSLYKNKNMKNLLEKIKKDWQIWSNEPEVQILQKYAEEGRQLTLIYTVATYCQVISYLCFTLSPQMLDSISPLSNGTRPKKYALPEDFGIDHEKYFYYIYVYNTACLYFNFTITVSVDSMYFVYVQHVCGIFSAIGHRLENIIKDYKLDDKEQMEKNVTEELFFCITQHNNVFKYAEDIENTYTVYFFFLTGVNMFILSITGLQVVMKLGSLDDVVKYTNYTILLVVHLLFNSVPAQRLVDHSLMISESAYNSSWYQMSTSNRKAVLFIIMRSSKPCKITAGKFYVMSMESFSKVIRTASSYFTVLISMR; encoded by the exons ATGGACTTCCATCATCCTTATTTTAGACTAAATAAGTTTCTCTTGTCTGTTCTTGGACTTTGGCCTTATCAATCAAACGTTGAGAAAATTCTTCATAGATGCATCTTCATCATTATTTGGGGCAGCAACATTCCTCTGATA ttcAGACAATTTTATGCTGTTTGGGGAAACCTCGATGAAATGATTGACAGTTTCGTCATCATCACAAGCCTtgttctttctttaataaaattaaccAGTAGTTTATacaagaataaaaat atgaaaaaccttttagaaaaaatcaaaaaggacTGGCAGATTTGGTCAAATGAACCGgaagtgcaaattttgcaaaaatatgctgAAGAAGGAAGGCAGCTCACATTAATATACACTG ttgcgACTTATTGCCAGGTTATTTCCTATCTTTGCTTCACACTTTCGCCGCAGATGCTTGACTCAATTTCACCTTTATCAAATGGAACCCGGCCTAAAAAATATGCTTTGCCTGAGGATTTTGGCATTGACCacgagaaatatttttattatatttatgtatataataCTGCTTGTCTTTATTTCAATTTCACGATAACGGTCAGTGTCGACTCTATGTATTTCGTTTATGTGCAACATGTCTGCGGAATATTTTCAGCAATCGG ACATCGATTAgagaatattataaaggattacAAATTGGATGATAAAGAACAGATGGAAAAGAATGTAACTGAAGAACTTTTTTTCTGCATTACGCAACACAACAATGTATTTAA ATATGCCGAAGATATAGAAAACACTTATACAGTCTACTTCTTTTTTCTAACAGGAGTAAATATGTTTATTCTATCTATCACTGGACTTCAG gttgtGATGAAATTAGGCAGCCTTGATGATGTCGTTAAGTACACCAATTATACCATTTTACTGGTGGTTCACCTTCTATTTAACAGTGTGCCAGCGCAAAGATTAGTCGATCACAGTTTGATGATTTCCGAATCAGC ttataatagTAGTTGGTATCAAATGTCAACATCGAACAGAAAAGCCgtactttttataataatgagGAGTTCCAAGCCATGCAAAATCACTGCCGGAAAATTTTACGTAATGTCGATGGAAAGTTTCAGCAAG GTTATTCGAACTGCATCGTCTTATTTTACTGTGCTCATTTCAATGCGATGA